One window of Mauremys mutica isolate MM-2020 ecotype Southern chromosome 6, ASM2049712v1, whole genome shotgun sequence genomic DNA carries:
- the CHRNB3 gene encoding neuronal acetylcholine receptor subunit beta-3 gives MLLLLDLTLVPLILCVSNSAVAGLSLIAENEDALLRHLFHGYQKWVRPVENSNDTIKVLFGLKISQLVDVDEKNQLMTTNVWLKQEWTDHKLCWNPEDYGGITAIRVPSESLWLPDIVLFENADGRFEGSLMTKVIVKYNGLVTWTPPASYKSSCTMDVTFFPFDRQNCSMKFGSWTYDGNMVDLILVDENVDRKDFFDNGEWEILKAKGMKGSRKDGLHSYPFITYSFVLRRLPLFYTLFLIVPCLGLSFLTVLVFYLPSDEGEKLSLSTSVLVSLTVFLLVIEEIIPSSSKVIPLIGEYLLFIMIFVTLSIIVTVFVINVHHRSSATYHPMAPWVKRLFLQKLPRLLCMKGHVDRYSFSEAGGTIPVLKSKLSGKKKQKQVQDGEKIVIAFLEKAADSIRYISGHVKKEHFIRQVVQDWKFVAQVLDRIFLWLFLVVSVTGSVLIFTPALQAWLSSSL, from the exons CTGTTGCTGGGCTCAGTTTGATTGCTGAAAACGAAGATGCCCTCCTGAGACACTTATTTCATGGGTACCAGAAGTGGGTCCGACCTGTTGAAAACTCCAATGATACAATAAAAGTCCTTTTTGGCTTAAAGATATCTCAGCTTGTGGATGTG GATGAAAAGAATCAGCTGATGACAACAAATGTGTGGCTGAAACAG GAATGGACTGACCATAAGTTGTGCTGGAATCCTGAGGACTATGGTGGGATCACGGCGATCCGGGTTCCGTCAGAGTCGCTGTGGCTGCCggacattgttttgtttgaaaa TGCCGATGGACGTTTTGAAGGCTCTCTGATGACCAAAGTCATAGTGAAATACAATGGGCTTGTTACCTGGACTCCACCAGCCAGTTATAAGAGTTCCTGCACTATGGATGTGACGTTTTTCCCATTTGATAGACAGAATTGCTCCATGAAATTTGGATCCTGGACCTATGATGGCAACATGGTTGACTTGATTTTAGTAGATGAAAATGTAGATAGGAAAGACTTCTTTGATAATGGAGAGTGGGAGATCTTAAAGGCCAAAGGCATGAAAGGCAGCAGAAAGGATGGGTTGCATTCCTACCCATTCATTACTTACTCCTTCGTTTTAAGACGCCTCCCACTCTTTTACACTCTTTTCCTAATCGTCCCTTGCCTTGGATTATCTTTTCTAACTGTGCTGGTGTTCTATTTGCCTTCTGATGAAGGGGAAAAACTTTCATTATCTACCTCTGTTTTAGTTTCCCTTACCGTTTTTCTTTTAGTAATTGAAGAAATAATACCATCTTCTTCCAAAGTCATTCCTCTGATTGGCGAGTATTTGTTGTTTATTATGATTTTTGTAACCCTCTCAATTATTGTTACTGTTTTCGTTATTAACGTGCACCATCGGTCCTCAGCAACCTACCATCCTATGGCTCCCTGGGTTAAAAGACTCTTCCTTCAAAAGCTTCCTAGGCTATTATGCATGAAGGGCCATGTGGACCGCTATTCTTTCTCAGAGGCTGGAGGAACGATCCCAGTGTTAAAATCAAAGCTCTCAGGCAAGAAGAAACAGAAACAAGTCCAGGATGGAGAAAAAATTGTGATTGCTTTTTTGGAAAAAGCTGCTGATTCTATTAGATACATCTCTGGCCATGTAAAAAAGGAGCATTTCATCAGACAG GTAGTTCAAGACTGGAAATTCGTAGCTCAAGTCCTCGATCGGATCTTCCTGTGGTTATTTTTGGTGGTGTCAGTGACAGGTTCCGTTTTAATATTTACCCCCGCTTTACAGGCGTGGTTAAGCAGCAGTTTATAG